One Flavobacteriales bacterium genomic window, CAGAGGAGCAGCACGAACGTTCCGCGCATGGTTATTCGCATGGTATAGGTGAGGCCTAAGCTGTACTCTGTGCCCCAGGCATAGCTGTCGAAATCCACCGCATAGCCCTTCTCGAACTGGTATGCGCGGCGGAAGGGGGAATTCAGCAGGTTGCGCACGCCCAGGCGAAGGCCCCAATGCTTGACGAAGCTCTTGTTCAGCGTGATATCGACCATGCCGGGGCATCTCGTAAGCGCGGATGCACATGGGGTTCACCTCGCTGTTGCTGATAGCCCACCTTCGGCCCTTACGTTGCTCACCGGAGAGGCTGGCGCGCGCGCTGTCGCTGCTGAAGGTGAGCATGCTGTTCACCATGTATGGCGCCTGACCGAACATGTTGGTGGTGTATTCCACCGGCTCGGCAAGCAACGTGGTGCGCAGCACGCTCTGCGATTGCATGAGCGTGACATTGCCGCGCCATTCGATCCAGCGCAGGATGCCCACGCGGCCCTCCACCTCAACGCCCGTGACCGATGAGCGGATGGCGTTGCGCCAGGTGTAGCCTCCCGATGCGGTGAAGACCAGCTCGATGTGGTTCTTGAACTCCTTGTGGAAGGCGCTCACCGACACGTTGTTCCGACTGCGGAAAAAGCGTTCGATGCGCAGGTCGTAGTTGTCCGCTGTGGTCATCTGTAGCTTCGGGTTGCCATAAACCGGTGCGCCCAGGATGTAGTCGAAGAGCTGCACCACGCTGAATTCGCGGAAGCTGGGACGGGCGAGCGATTTGAAGTAGTTCAGGCGCAGGTTCATGGGCGCCTGGTCATCGTCCTTCAGCTTGTAGATGAGGTTGATGCTGGGAGGAAATCCCATTGGTCGAGCGCACCGGGCACCACGCAGGCTGCGGGTCAAAGTTAGCTCACCGTAA contains:
- a CDS encoding TonB-dependent receptor encodes the protein MRKLGVGGAYLRNERPNGRTSRAVLGAPGPAQWDLPGRFDMRGDGRFTSLYRPFGTFKDNDIGLNRIIGAFAMVDYALTKRLRAVGGLRGEQTNMITDIRRYYEQGLDPSDPARGTVGDVSAYGELTLTRSLRGARCARPMGFPPSINLIYKLKDDDQAPMNLRLNYFKSLARPSFREFSVVQLFDYILGAPVYGNPKLQMTTADNYDLRIERFFRSRNNVSVSAFHKEFKNHIELVFTASGGYTWRNAIRSSVTGVEVEGRVGILRWIEWRGNVTLMQSQSVLRTTLLAEPVEYTTNMFGQAPYMVNSMLTFSSDSARASLSGEQRKGRRWAISNSEVNPMCIRAYEMPRHGRYHAEQELRQALGPSPGRAQPAEFPLPPRIPVREGLCGGFRQLCLGHRVQLRPHLYHANNHARNVRAAPLLPVRNHAARATSLGRRAGGDLLCERCQRRNGHGRRWCTGRLGDLPDPSTHVRGCGLFPLFRCESRALLTSTAAFFNQGTDSRSWPPGITNTALGEGTVAST